The Novosphingobium sp. Gsoil 351 genome contains the following window.
AGGCCGCAACGTCGTCCCCCTCATCGTGAAGTCCAAGGGCTGATCGGCGCTACGCCAGTAGAGCACGCGGCGGACGCGCGGCTGGATGATCGGCATCTCTGCGCCGAGCATGTCCATGAAGGCGCCATTGAGGATCGAGGTAACCCGGATCGGCGCTGCGTCGGCGATTGCCATGAACTCGCGCCTGAGGTCGAGATTGCGGTTACGGCCCGGCGTTGTCCGGGTGAAGTCCTCCGCAAAATCCGAAGGCGACGGCGGCCTCAAGCAGCCGGCGCTGGGCATCGATCACGACATCGCGAAGACCGTTGAGCGTCGACACAACGCACAGGGCGCCATGGCACGCGGACACCACGTCATCGCGATCGTGCAAATCCACCGCAACGAGTTCGACACCTGTCTTCTCAAGGACGTCGCGCTTGAGTGCAGGGATGGAAGTACGGACAAGAGCGCGAACCTGGGCGCCTTGGGTAGCCAAGGTCCGGGCGATCCGGCCGCCCAAGTCTCCGCTTGCACCCGCGAGCACGATCAAGGGGCGCTCTTCAGTCAACTATCGGTCTCTCGGGAACGATTGCGATGCATTCGGCTCAAGCCGCGACCCTGGCGCGCGCCGAGACTGTCTCCTCACAGCGAACTTCGAAGTTGCGCAGCGCCACCGGACCAAACGCGGTGGTCAGGGCGGCATCCGCGGCGTCGCGCCCGACCGCCATCAGCACCCGTCCGATTCGCCTCCGGTTGTGGCGCGGGTCGAATGTGTGCCAGCGATCTCCGAGCCAGACTTCGATCCACGCCGAGAAGTCCATCGGCAGATCCACTGGGGCTATGCCGATGTCGCCGAGGTAGCCCGTGCAGTAACGCGCCGGGATATTCATGGCCCGGCACAGTGCGATCGCCAGGTGAGCGTAGTCGCGGCACACCCCGACGCGCTGGTCGAAGGCGCCCATCGCCGTCCGATAGCGATTGGCGTCCTCGTATCCGAACGCAATCCGCCCGTGGGTGAAGTCGACGATTTCCTG
Protein-coding sequences here:
- a CDS encoding NmrA family NAD(P)-binding protein — translated: MLAGASGDLGGRIARTLATQGAQVRALVRTSIPALKRDVLEKTGVELVAVDLHDRDDVVSACHGALCVVSTLNGLRDVVIDAQRRLLEAAVAFGFCGGLHPDNAGP
- a CDS encoding transglutaminase family protein, producing the protein MLISCGYTIAFSAERATPMIALLSIRPERRRDLRCPHRISLAPDVPRFDFVDGFGNVCTRLTVPAGGIELSCDFVVEDSGKPEPVTLDANEHPIERLPDEVLPFLLPSRYCESDLLGKTAWDLFGHIEPGWTRVQEIVDFTHGRIAFGYEDANRYRTAMGAFDQRVGVCRDYAHLAIALCRAMNIPARYCTGYLGDIGIAPVDLPMDFSAWIEVWLGDRWHTFDPRHNRRRIGRVLMAVGRDAADAALTTAFGPVALRNFEVRCEETVSARARVAA